The DNA sequence GGCTCACCTGATCGGAGGGGCTACCGATGAATAAGCCATGGGGACTGGCCCGAGGTCTGCTGCTCGTGCCTCTGGTCGGCGCCAGTGACTCGCTGATCAACGCCCTGGGGTTGTGGCTGGCCTGGGCTTTGATCAGCCTCGGCCATGGCTTGGCCATGGGCCTTTTACGGCTGCGCCTGACAGCGCCTCAGCGGCTGCTCGCCTCGATCATGCTGGCCGCCACCCTGACCGCATGCGCAGGCCTCGCCGCGCAGGCCTGGGCGCTGGAACTGTATCGGCCGCTGAGTCTTTACATCGGCTGGATCGCCTTGAGCTGCGTGGTATTGGCACACGACGCTGACCTCATCGAGTCCCGCTGGCCTGGACACCTCAGGCTGGTTGGGCTGTTCGGCCTCTGGATGATTGGCCTGGGCGCCCTGCGCGAGCTGATCGGCAGCGGCATCCCCTTGGCCCAGCTCGCCCCCGGCGGGTTCATACTGCTCGGACTGCTGCTCGCGGTCTACCAGGCCTGGACGGTCGCCAAGCCCCATTCATCCCTTGAGGAAACGCCGCGCCCATGAACGCCGCAAAACGCCTGGAAATATTTCGTCGCTTTCACGAAGACAATCCCGAACCGAAAACAGAACTGGCCTATACGTCGCCGTTCGAGTTGTTGATCGCGGTGATCTTGTCGGCCCAGTCCACCGACGTCGGTGTCAACAAAGCCACCGCCAAGCTCTTTCCGGTGGCCAATACACCGGAGGCGATCTACGCCCTGGGCGTCGAAGGGTTGTCCGAATACATCAAGACCATCGGCCTGTTCAACAGCAAGGCAAAAAACGTGATCGAAACCTGCCGCCTGCTGATCGAGCGCCACGGCAGTGAAATCCCGCAGACTCGCGAAGCGCTGGAAGCCCTTCCAGGCGTGGGCCGCAAAACCGCCAACGTCGTACTCAATACCGCTTTTCGTCAGCTGACCATGGCGGTCGACACCCATATTTTCCGCGTCAGCAACCGGACAGGGCTGGCTCCCGGTAAAAACGTGGTGGAAGTGGAAAAGAAACTGATGAAGTTCGTGCCCAAGGAATTTCTCCTGGACTCCCATCATTGGCTCATCCTTCACGGGCGCTACGTTTGCCTGGCGCGCAAGCCCCGCTGTGGCAGCTGCCGGATCGAAGATTTATGCGAATACAAGCACAAGACCTCTGACGATTGAGGCGCTATTGCTTTTATTGATCCATCGATTGAAAAAATCTTTTTTACCCGCCCGTGGTTTATCGATATAAGGAGCGCCAATGGCAGTCTTAGCCTGGAGTCGAACCCATGAGTGCTGGCAAAGAACAACTGGATGTAGAAGACGAATTCATCGCCGTTGAGGCCGACGACGCAGAACCTGTGGTCGTGGAGGTGGCGAAAACCAATCTGAGCAAACGCCGCACCATTGACAACCTGCTGGAAGAGCGTCGCTTGCAGAAGCAGCTGGCCGATTACGACTTTGACCTCTGACACGTAAAAGCCTCCCTAGTGGAGGCTTTTTACTGAGTACGCGTGACAAAAAGCTCACACCAACCCATTGCGCTGCGCCAACTCGATCAGATCCACCAGCGAGCGGGCATTGAGCTTCAACAACAAGCGCGTCTTGTAAGTACTGACCGTCTTGTTGCTCAAAAACATCCCATCGGCAATTTCCTTGTTGGTCTTTCCGCGAGCCAGTTGCTGCAAGACCATCATCTCCCGCCCAGACAAACGATCCACCATATCGGATTCGCTGGCATTACCAAGACTCGAACGCACCGTATGCAGCGCCTGGTTGGGGAAGTAGCTATAACCGGACAGTACCGCCTTTATCGCACTCAATAACTCCGTGAGGTCCTGTTGCTTGCATACATAACC is a window from the Pseudomonas brassicacearum genome containing:
- a CDS encoding response regulator transcription factor, yielding MNKVLIVDDHPVIRLAVRLLMERHGYEVVAETDNGVDALQLARELTPDIVILDIGIPKLDGLEVIARLTAIPSSMKVLVLTSQAPGHFSMRCMQTGAAGYVCKQQDLTELLSAIKAVLSGYSYFPNQALHTVRSSLGNASESDMVDRLSGREMMVLQQLARGKTNKEIADGMFLSNKTVSTYKTRLLLKLNARSLVDLIELAQRNGLV
- the nth gene encoding endonuclease III, with the protein product MNAAKRLEIFRRFHEDNPEPKTELAYTSPFELLIAVILSAQSTDVGVNKATAKLFPVANTPEAIYALGVEGLSEYIKTIGLFNSKAKNVIETCRLLIERHGSEIPQTREALEALPGVGRKTANVVLNTAFRQLTMAVDTHIFRVSNRTGLAPGKNVVEVEKKLMKFVPKEFLLDSHHWLILHGRYVCLARKPRCGSCRIEDLCEYKHKTSDD
- a CDS encoding Rnf-Nqr domain containing protein, whose product is MNKPWGLARGLLLVPLVGASDSLINALGLWLAWALISLGHGLAMGLLRLRLTAPQRLLASIMLAATLTACAGLAAQAWALELYRPLSLYIGWIALSCVVLAHDADLIESRWPGHLRLVGLFGLWMIGLGALRELIGSGIPLAQLAPGGFILLGLLLAVYQAWTVAKPHSSLEETPRP
- a CDS encoding PA3496 family putative envelope integrity protein, whose product is MSAGKEQLDVEDEFIAVEADDAEPVVVEVAKTNLSKRRTIDNLLEERRLQKQLADYDFDL